The Klebsiella quasivariicola region CCTGGCTTGACGGCGACTGGTTGACCGTCCTGTGGGGCCATCTGCTGTGGGTAGTGCCCTGGATGCTGTTTATTTTGCGCCCGGCCTGGCGCCAGCGCGACCCGCGGCTGACGGTTATCGCCCGCACGATTGGCTGGGGAGCTACGCGTATTTTCTGGCTGGTGACCCTGCCCTCGCTGACCCGCCCGCTGCTGACCGCGCTGGCGGTGGGCTTTTCCGTGAGTATCGCGCAGTATCTGCCGACGCTATGGCTGGGGGCCGGCCGAATTCCGACGCTCACCAGCCAGGCGGTGGCGCTCAGCAGCGGCGGCGAGGTGCAGACGCTCGCCGCCCAGGCGCTGTGGCAATTACTGCTGCCGGCAGTATGCTTTACCCTGACGGCTCTGCTGGCCTGGCTGGCGGGCCGCTACCGACGAGGACTTCGCTAGTGCTAACCGTAAACCATCTGACCCTGAGCGTGAAACGCCAGCCGCTGCTGCGGGAGGTTACCTTTTCGGTGGCGCCTGGCGAGGTGCTGACGCTGATGGGCCCCTCCGGTAGCGGGAAATCGACGCTGTTTGCCTGGATGATTGGCGCCCTGTCAGGCGATTTTCGCGCCGAAGGCGAGCTGTGGCTCAACGAACGGCGCTGCGATACGCTGCCGACGGAGCGTCGGCGCATCGGCATCCTGTTTCAGGACCCTCTGCTGTTCGACCATTTCAGCGTCGGGCAAAATTTACAGCTGGCGCTGCCGGAGTGCGTGCGCGGCGAGGCGCGAAAAGTCGCAGTCGAGCAGGCGCTCAACCGCGCCGGACTGGCTGGCTTCGCCCCACGCGATCCGGCCACGCTCTCCGGCGGGCAGCGGGCGCGGGTGAGCCTGCTACGTGCGCTGCTGGCGCGCCCCGAGGCGCTGCTGCTCGATGAGCCCTTCAGCCGCCTGGATGCCACCCTGCGCGCCGGGTTCCGCCGCTGGGTTTTTGAGGAACTGGCCCGCCAGGCCATTCCGGCGATCCTTGTGACCCACGATCGCGAGGACGGTCCGCCGGCGGGGCGCTGCCTGGCGATGGAGCGCTGGCAATGAAGAGTAATAGCGTGCAAACCTGCGTTACCGCAAAGAAATCGATGCCTGGCGAGCGGAGAATACGCCCTCCACTTTTTACCGTCGGGCATTTCGATGAAACGTGTTTCTCAATTGACCGCACTCGCCCTGCTTATGGGGCTTGCTGCTTCCACCACCTGCGCCGCTGAAACCATGCCTGCGCTCACCTTATCTCATCTGCAACAGCAGCACGGCGTGGCCATTGACACCCGCCTGAGCGCTTATTACAACGGCTGGCCGCAGCGCGCCAACGGCCCGGAAGGCCATGAGCCGCAGGCCCTGAATCTTTCCGCCCGCTGGCTCGGCGCCATGAGCGACGATCAGCTCCGCGCCTGGGCTAAGCAGCACCAGATCCAGCCTGATACCCCCGTCGCGCTGTACGGCAGTCCGGAGGATAACGTCAGCGTCGCGGCGCGGTTGAAACAAGCGGGTTTCACCCGGCTCAGCACGCTGAGCGATGCGCTGAGCCAGACCGACCGCCTGCAAAAACTGCCGCACTTTGAACAGCTGGTCTACCCGCAGTGGCTGCACGACCTGCAGCAAGGGAAAAGCGTAACCGCCACCCCAACCGGCGACTGGAAAGTGTTTGAAGCCGCCTGGGGAGCGCCGAAACTCTATCTGCTGAGCCATATCCCTGGCGCGGGCTACATCGATACCAATGAGGTGGAGAGCGAACCGCTGTGGAATAAAGTGTCCGATGCGCAGCTGAAGGCGATGCTGGCGAAGCACGGCATCCGGCATGACACCACAGTGATCCTCTACGGTCGCGACGTCTACGCCGCAGCGCGGGTGGCGCAGATCATGCTCTACGCCGGGGTCAAAG contains the following coding sequences:
- a CDS encoding sulfurtransferase, whose product is MKRVSQLTALALLMGLAASTTCAAETMPALTLSHLQQQHGVAIDTRLSAYYNGWPQRANGPEGHEPQALNLSARWLGAMSDDQLRAWAKQHQIQPDTPVALYGSPEDNVSVAARLKQAGFTRLSTLSDALSQTDRLQKLPHFEQLVYPQWLHDLQQGKSVTATPTGDWKVFEAAWGAPKLYLLSHIPGAGYIDTNEVESEPLWNKVSDAQLKAMLAKHGIRHDTTVILYGRDVYAAARVAQIMLYAGVKDVRLLDGGWQTWSDAGLPVERGMPPAQQPAPDFGAPIPGQPQLMLDTEQARGLLHRQDASLVSVRSWPEFIGTTSGYSYIKPKGDIAGARWGHAGSDSTHMEDFHNPDGTMRSADDIAALWRQWNILPSQQVAFYCGTGWRASETFMYARAMGWPHVAVYDGGWYEWSSNPHNPVARGERGPESSQ
- a CDS encoding ATP-binding cassette domain-containing protein, whose amino-acid sequence is MLTVNHLTLSVKRQPLLREVTFSVAPGEVLTLMGPSGSGKSTLFAWMIGALSGDFRAEGELWLNERRCDTLPTERRRIGILFQDPLLFDHFSVGQNLQLALPECVRGEARKVAVEQALNRAGLAGFAPRDPATLSGGQRARVSLLRALLARPEALLLDEPFSRLDATLRAGFRRWVFEELARQAIPAILVTHDREDGPPAGRCLAMERWQ